The Lachnospiraceae bacterium oral taxon 500 genome window below encodes:
- a CDS encoding PTS mannose/fructose/sorbose transporter subunit IIB gives MIKLLRVDHRLLHGQVAFSWTNSVKADCILVASDQVVNDDIWKTTLKLGKPSGVKLVIKNMQDAIEAINGGATDKYNLLIVVQTIDDAYTFTKNCGQIKSINLGGTLNKPEYTQISKQIFVSDDQMAMLNELIAMGLEVEARQLANEPKQIFDAQIKDKKGEKL, from the coding sequence TTGATAAAGCTTTTAAGGGTTGACCATCGCCTGTTGCACGGACAGGTTGCCTTTTCATGGACGAACAGTGTTAAGGCAGACTGTATTTTGGTGGCAAGCGATCAGGTAGTCAATGACGACATCTGGAAAACCACGTTGAAGTTAGGGAAACCGTCGGGAGTAAAGCTGGTGATTAAGAATATGCAGGATGCAATAGAAGCGATAAACGGCGGAGCAACGGACAAATATAATTTGCTGATAGTTGTCCAGACGATAGACGATGCCTATACTTTTACAAAGAACTGCGGGCAAATCAAAAGTATTAATTTGGGCGGTACTTTGAACAAACCGGAGTATACTCAAATCAGTAAACAGATATTTGTCAGCGATGACCAGATGGCAATGCTTAACGAACTGATAGCAATGGGGCTGGAGGTTGAAGCCAGACAACTGGCAAACGAGCCGAAGCAAATATTTGATGCGCAAATAAAAGACAAGAAAGGGGAAAAGTTATGA
- a CDS encoding amidohydrolase, translating into MGPAGILDGGAVLLSDGKIKYAGIAEDINLPVQDCQLIDAAGGFVMPGIVDAHSHIGIFESGIGDAGVDGNETNDPITPEMRGLDGIYPLDPEFVRAYQAGVTCVATGPGSGNPIGGQFLAMKTKGRVMEEMVIKEPLAMKMAFGENPKNIYGKNRTPATRMGVAALIREALYKAAEYSGKKERAQGNPDKLPPFDMKLEALLPVVKGELLVKAHAHRADDIMTALRIAEEFGLNMTIEHCTEGHLIADELARKNRIVILGPFTGFPHKNEVIHQDESAAGILERAGVKVALMTDLPGMHEENLVVCAGICCRKGMSEEGALKAITIQAAQAIGLDGRLGSLEAGKDADVAIFDKNPVKYLDAKCICTIIDGRVVYQR; encoded by the coding sequence ATGGGGCCGGCCGGAATCTTAGATGGCGGCGCAGTCCTATTGAGTGACGGAAAAATAAAATATGCCGGCATAGCAGAGGATATTAATTTACCGGTTCAGGACTGTCAATTGATTGATGCGGCGGGCGGGTTTGTGATGCCGGGAATCGTTGATGCGCACAGCCATATCGGTATATTTGAATCCGGTATCGGCGATGCCGGGGTAGACGGCAATGAAACGAATGACCCGATTACGCCGGAAATGAGGGGCTTGGATGGGATTTATCCTTTGGATCCGGAATTCGTCCGGGCGTATCAGGCCGGTGTAACTTGTGTAGCAACCGGGCCCGGCAGCGGCAATCCGATTGGCGGTCAGTTTTTGGCGATGAAAACCAAGGGCCGGGTGATGGAAGAAATGGTCATTAAAGAGCCGCTGGCTATGAAGATGGCTTTTGGTGAAAATCCCAAAAACATCTATGGCAAAAACCGGACGCCGGCGACCCGAATGGGTGTGGCGGCGCTGATTCGAGAGGCACTGTATAAGGCGGCGGAATACAGCGGCAAAAAGGAAAGAGCGCAGGGCAATCCCGATAAGCTGCCGCCCTTTGACATGAAGCTGGAGGCTTTGCTGCCGGTGGTGAAAGGGGAACTTTTGGTCAAGGCACATGCCCACCGAGCCGACGACATTATGACGGCGCTTCGGATTGCCGAGGAATTTGGTCTGAATATGACGATTGAGCATTGCACGGAAGGGCATTTGATAGCGGATGAACTGGCGCGGAAAAACCGAATTGTGATTTTGGGGCCGTTTACCGGTTTTCCCCATAAAAATGAGGTCATTCATCAGGATGAGTCCGCGGCAGGCATCTTAGAGCGAGCCGGAGTGAAGGTGGCGCTGATGACCGATTTGCCGGGGATGCATGAGGAAAATCTGGTGGTTTGCGCCGGAATTTGCTGCCGCAAGGGCATGAGTGAAGAAGGGGCTTTAAAAGCGATTACTATTCAGGCGGCTCAAGCGATTGGACTGGACGGCCGGCTGGGTTCGCTGGAAGCAGGCAAAGATGCCGATGTGGCAATATTTGATAAGAATCCGGTTAAATATTTGGATGCCAAATGTATCTGTACTATTATTGACGGCAGGGTTGTCTATCAAAGATAA
- a CDS encoding oligopeptide ABC transporter ATP-binding protein OppF (with OppABCD is involved in the transport of oligopeptides; OppF and OppD are ATP-binding proteins), with translation MSDTILKTEDLKKYFKIKGGKTVKAVDGISITVERGKTLGLVGESGCGKSTLGRTLIRIYEPTGGSITLNGRDISGKSSKRFRQDLARSMQMIFQDPYASLNPRMTVAQIIAEGWDLNHAIRMTPIEKKQRVVELLRTVGLNEEHAGRFPHEFSGGQRQRIGIARALSMEPELIICDEPISALDVSIQAQVMNLLLNLQREKGLSYIFIAHDLSMVRYISDTVAVMYLGQIMEYASNKELYENPQHPYTKALFSAIPVANPKLEKQKSRIRLEGEIPSPINAPKGCKFCTRCSYAKPLCFEQPPALKEYAPGHKVACHLLA, from the coding sequence ATGAGTGATACTATCCTAAAGACCGAGGACTTAAAGAAGTATTTTAAAATCAAGGGCGGGAAAACAGTCAAGGCCGTAGACGGCATTTCGATTACGGTCGAAAGAGGCAAAACACTGGGGCTGGTGGGAGAATCCGGCTGCGGCAAGTCGACATTGGGCCGGACTCTGATTCGGATTTATGAGCCGACCGGTGGGAGCATTACTTTAAACGGCAGGGATATCAGTGGCAAAAGCAGCAAACGCTTCCGTCAGGATTTGGCGCGGAGTATGCAGATGATTTTTCAGGATCCATACGCCTCTTTAAATCCGCGGATGACCGTTGCTCAAATTATCGCCGAAGGCTGGGATTTGAATCACGCGATTCGGATGACGCCGATAGAGAAAAAACAGCGGGTGGTAGAGCTGCTGCGGACGGTGGGCTTAAATGAAGAACATGCCGGGCGCTTTCCGCATGAGTTTTCCGGCGGCCAAAGGCAGCGGATTGGGATTGCCCGCGCCTTGTCAATGGAGCCGGAGCTGATTATCTGCGATGAGCCGATCAGCGCACTGGATGTTTCGATTCAGGCGCAAGTGATGAATCTGCTCCTGAACCTGCAGCGGGAAAAGGGGCTGTCCTATATTTTTATTGCGCATGACCTGTCAATGGTTCGCTATATTTCCGATACCGTAGCGGTCATGTATCTGGGTCAGATTATGGAATATGCTTCCAATAAAGAATTATATGAAAACCCGCAGCACCCCTATACCAAGGCTTTGTTTTCGGCTATTCCGGTGGCCAATCCCAAGCTGGAAAAGCAAAAAAGCCGAATCCGCTTGGAGGGCGAGATTCCCAGCCCAATCAACGCACCGAAGGGCTGTAAGTTTTGCACCAGATGCTCCTATGCCAAACCGCTTTGTTTTGAACAGCCGCCGGCTCTAAAAGAATACGCCCCCGGTCATAAAGTGGCTTGTCATTTATTGGCATAA
- a CDS encoding alcohol dehydrogenase codes for MISAGVDQYLVRLDIACRQVCRDIKSKGCGRSGKQKKEKKVAEFSFYQPTRLDFGAGKLEKLGQITAAYGQSCLLVTTSKEEAALRPLYERVKKILDAAGVRYVHFDEVVPNPDIKGIAKASEIVRREKLEVVVAVGGGSSMDTAKAIALFWEAETVDWKEAFGKYSSPFAVYELPGSKALPIVAVPTTAGTGSEVTQAMILSDQEHQDKECVYHQAAFPQAAIVDPELCRTLPPYLTAVTGFDAFTHAFESYMRELASPYTRMLGIEAMKTVIRALPKLMQEPDNMECREAMSRAAVFAGISLSNASADIPHPLSEVIGGVVPRIAHGQCLACVYPAYLRFRITNLPEKCADIARLFDPALAQVSAEEAAAHLPGQMEEFLKSIGIYNTLADLGVTREQLAEMKTNFVFNVLPFAPKEILLGMMDAAYGKEQA; via the coding sequence ATGATAAGTGCGGGCGTTGATCAATATCTTGTCAGACTTGATATTGCTTGCAGACAAGTTTGCCGGGATATCAAATCGAAAGGCTGTGGCCGGAGCGGTAAGCAGAAGAAGGAGAAGAAAGTGGCAGAATTTTCGTTTTATCAACCGACCAGATTGGATTTTGGAGCAGGAAAGCTGGAAAAATTAGGTCAGATTACAGCCGCATACGGTCAGAGCTGTTTGCTGGTAACGACTTCCAAGGAAGAGGCGGCACTGCGCCCGCTGTATGAGAGAGTGAAAAAAATCTTGGATGCGGCCGGTGTCCGCTATGTTCATTTTGATGAGGTCGTGCCGAATCCTGATATCAAAGGGATTGCCAAAGCCAGCGAAATCGTCAGGCGGGAAAAGTTAGAAGTGGTAGTGGCGGTCGGCGGCGGCAGTTCAATGGATACGGCCAAGGCGATTGCTTTGTTTTGGGAAGCGGAGACGGTCGATTGGAAAGAGGCCTTTGGCAAGTATTCCAGTCCGTTTGCCGTTTATGAGCTGCCCGGCAGCAAAGCGCTGCCGATTGTTGCCGTGCCGACAACGGCCGGAACTGGGAGCGAAGTAACGCAGGCCATGATTTTATCCGATCAGGAACATCAGGATAAGGAGTGCGTATATCATCAGGCGGCATTTCCCCAAGCAGCCATTGTTGATCCGGAGCTGTGCCGGACGCTGCCGCCGTATCTGACGGCAGTTACCGGTTTTGATGCCTTTACCCATGCTTTTGAAAGCTATATGCGGGAATTGGCTTCCCCCTACACCCGGATGCTGGGAATAGAGGCGATGAAAACGGTTATTCGGGCACTGCCGAAGCTGATGCAGGAGCCGGACAATATGGAATGTCGGGAGGCTATGTCCAGAGCGGCGGTCTTTGCCGGAATATCGCTCAGCAATGCATCCGCTGATATTCCTCATCCCCTGAGCGAAGTGATTGGCGGGGTGGTTCCCCGAATTGCGCATGGCCAGTGTCTGGCCTGTGTCTACCCGGCTTATTTACGTTTCCGGATTACCAATCTGCCGGAAAAATGTGCGGATATTGCCCGCCTGTTTGACCCGGCCTTGGCTCAGGTTTCGGCGGAGGAAGCGGCGGCTCATTTGCCGGGGCAGATGGAGGAATTTTTAAAATCCATTGGTATTTATAATACATTAGCGGATTTGGGTGTAACTAGGGAGCAGTTGGCGGAAATGAAAACCAACTTTGTCTTTAATGTGCTGCCCTTTGCGCCCAAAGAAATCCTGCTGGGGATGATGGATGCCGCTTATGGAAAGGAGCAGGCATGA
- a CDS encoding glucosamine--fructose-6-phosphate aminotransferase, with amino-acid sequence MLKFNEKEYRTSADLIRSARKKAEEVADEVCRDGFSNIFFTAVGGSFSPMMSIYESSKQLTTLPIYCEQAAELLARGHKCLNQDSLVITLSKSGDTKETVEIAKKLNAENIRVICCTKNLSSPLANHCKYVVPMQHENGVEYEYIVLYWVFFRILYNKGQFDDYESFADSLSALPENLLKIKAQFEPKAEEIAKEHYNAPIQYWIGSAEMWSEVYLFSMCILEEMQWIKTKSVTSAEFFHGTLELIEKDTSVFLVKSEGKCRVLDERVERFVSKYSDKLVVIDTAEYALDGVDSKFRWLIAPLMVSTCLVDRLAFHFEKYTKHDLDFRRYYRQFEY; translated from the coding sequence ATGCTTAAATTTAATGAAAAGGAATATAGAACCAGCGCTGACCTAATTAGGAGTGCCAGAAAAAAAGCAGAAGAGGTCGCAGATGAGGTCTGCAGGGATGGGTTTTCCAATATTTTTTTCACAGCAGTGGGCGGCTCGTTTTCGCCGATGATGAGTATTTATGAATCGTCAAAACAGCTGACTACATTGCCGATATACTGCGAGCAGGCGGCGGAGTTATTGGCCAGAGGGCATAAGTGTCTGAATCAAGATTCTTTGGTGATAACCTTGTCGAAATCGGGCGATACCAAAGAAACAGTTGAAATTGCCAAAAAGCTGAACGCAGAAAACATTAGAGTTATCTGCTGCACCAAGAATCTTAGTTCACCGTTAGCCAATCACTGCAAGTATGTAGTTCCGATGCAGCATGAAAACGGAGTGGAGTATGAGTATATCGTTTTGTATTGGGTATTTTTCAGAATCCTCTATAATAAGGGCCAGTTTGATGATTATGAAAGTTTTGCTGACAGCTTGAGTGCTTTGCCGGAAAATTTGCTGAAGATTAAGGCGCAGTTTGAGCCGAAAGCGGAGGAAATCGCCAAAGAACATTATAATGCGCCGATTCAATACTGGATTGGTTCGGCGGAAATGTGGTCGGAGGTGTACTTGTTTTCCATGTGTATTTTGGAAGAAATGCAGTGGATAAAGACCAAAAGCGTTACTTCGGCCGAGTTTTTCCATGGAACTTTAGAACTGATTGAGAAGGATACCAGCGTATTTCTCGTTAAATCGGAAGGAAAGTGCCGGGTTTTAGATGAACGGGTCGAGCGCTTTGTCAGTAAGTACAGCGATAAGTTAGTTGTTATTGATACGGCCGAGTATGCTTTGGACGGTGTTGATTCTAAGTTTCGCTGGCTGATTGCGCCGCTCATGGTTTCAACTTGTCTGGTTGACCGGCTGGCATTTCACTTTGAAAAATATACCAAGCATGACCTTGACTTTAGAAGATATTACCGACAATTTGAATATTAA
- a CDS encoding PTS mannose transporter subunit IID, which produces MTSNNNSNNSLITKKDLNKMALNQGSLGMEFSWNYLGQMHLAFGLMMNQILKKIYANDKEGYAQALKRNCEFFNITPQFAPFVGGIVASMEEKHAKGEIDSQAISSTKTALMGPLSGIGDSIFLGCIRIIALGVGISLALQGNILGPVLYFLIYNIPAFALRIYGAQIGYKLGFSYLSKMGNNNMMDKLMYAAGILGIMVIGCMSKDMVWTGIAFNIGSGDTATSFQSVLDSILPGMVGLGVTWLYYWLLNKKINPIVIILGTIVIGIAGVYAGFFG; this is translated from the coding sequence ATGACTTCTAATAATAATTCTAATAATTCTTTAATAACCAAAAAAGATTTGAATAAAATGGCGTTAAATCAGGGCAGTTTGGGGATGGAGTTTTCATGGAACTATTTGGGGCAGATGCACCTGGCCTTTGGTCTGATGATGAACCAAATTCTGAAAAAAATATATGCCAATGACAAAGAAGGCTATGCGCAGGCGCTGAAAAGAAACTGTGAGTTCTTTAATATAACGCCGCAATTTGCGCCGTTTGTAGGTGGGATTGTGGCCAGTATGGAGGAAAAGCATGCCAAAGGAGAGATTGACAGTCAGGCCATATCCAGCACCAAAACTGCTCTGATGGGGCCTTTAAGCGGGATAGGAGATTCTATCTTCCTGGGCTGCATCCGAATCATTGCTCTGGGCGTAGGCATATCGTTAGCCCTGCAAGGCAATATTTTGGGCCCGGTATTATACTTCCTGATTTATAATATTCCGGCCTTTGCCCTGAGAATATATGGCGCGCAGATTGGCTATAAGCTGGGCTTTAGTTATCTGAGCAAAATGGGAAATAACAATATGATGGATAAGCTGATGTATGCGGCCGGCATTTTGGGAATTATGGTAATTGGCTGTATGTCAAAGGATATGGTTTGGACGGGCATTGCGTTTAACATTGGCAGCGGCGATACAGCGACCTCGTTTCAATCGGTGCTGGATTCTATTCTGCCCGGCATGGTCGGTCTTGGCGTTACATGGCTGTATTATTGGCTGTTAAATAAAAAAATCAATCCGATTGTTATTATTTTAGGAACGATTGTTATTGGTATTGCAGGCGTTTACGCAGGATTTTTCGGATAG
- a CDS encoding PTS sugar transporter — MIQALLIGLIGALGVMDYQMGTLYIFRPIVLGTITGAVLGDVQQGLIIGATLELFFLGAVSIGAYIPPDVIVGGVLATAFAITTGSGAEVAVTLAMPIALVSSAVGNLLDVVSPLILRIADQAATEGDDKKIVVVHWVLGLLNVGRRFFLIFFAYWIGVEQVSKLLDILPQQIIDGMGAAAGLLPALGLAMLMKMILNKRVLPYYFLGFALAAFFNASTLAVAVLGTILVIGKFGFNEGKLSMNNNTAVGGDEDDF, encoded by the coding sequence ATGATACAGGCTTTGCTGATAGGACTGATAGGCGCTTTGGGGGTAATGGACTATCAAATGGGAACTCTTTATATCTTCCGGCCAATTGTACTGGGAACCATTACCGGAGCCGTGCTGGGGGATGTGCAGCAGGGATTGATTATTGGCGCGACCTTAGAACTATTTTTCTTAGGCGCAGTCAGTATCGGGGCTTATATTCCGCCGGATGTAATTGTGGGCGGAGTTCTGGCAACGGCATTTGCCATCACCACTGGCTCAGGGGCAGAAGTAGCGGTAACTTTGGCTATGCCGATTGCGCTGGTTTCTTCGGCAGTGGGAAATCTGCTGGACGTCGTTTCACCACTGATTTTAAGGATAGCCGATCAGGCGGCAACAGAGGGAGACGATAAAAAAATAGTGGTAGTTCATTGGGTATTGGGACTTTTAAATGTAGGCAGAAGATTTTTCCTCATCTTCTTTGCGTATTGGATTGGTGTTGAGCAGGTGAGCAAGCTGCTCGATATACTTCCGCAGCAGATCATTGACGGCATGGGCGCTGCCGCCGGGCTCCTTCCGGCATTGGGTCTGGCGATGCTGATGAAAATGATTCTGAATAAGCGAGTATTGCCTTATTATTTTCTGGGCTTTGCCTTAGCGGCATTCTTTAATGCTTCCACTCTGGCGGTGGCGGTATTGGGAACGATATTGGTTATTGGCAAGTTTGGTTTTAATGAGGGCAAATTAAGTATGAATAACAATACAGCCGTAGGAGGTGACGAGGATGACTTCTAA
- a CDS encoding endonuclease, with protein MYLSGMNCHYRYYDLEFCFKKLSETGFQKMELWTGPMHFYVDYRTNEDPEKLQLLSRKYGIDIIAVCPEQTNPKPNNIASASRQDDIFNYYQRIIDIAEKCKSKKVTVTSGWAYRNENFEQAYERSVKMIRRIARYAAEKGISLVMEALQPEESILVNSSKDLKKYIDRVGEHNLKVCIDFGAMAKMGETIDDYFENCGSLIEHIHFVDGKPTGHLAYPDGDRDIVADLQALQQHGYQGYLSCESVAGIYYEKPWIADEKNYKAFLKGKEELEKSRDFIIC; from the coding sequence ATGTATTTAAGTGGAATGAACTGTCATTATCGGTATTATGATTTGGAGTTTTGTTTTAAAAAGCTGAGCGAAACAGGCTTTCAAAAAATGGAACTATGGACGGGACCAATGCATTTTTACGTTGATTACAGAACGAATGAAGATCCGGAAAAATTACAGCTTTTGTCCAGGAAATATGGGATTGATATTATTGCTGTCTGCCCGGAGCAGACTAACCCCAAACCCAATAATATTGCGTCTGCTTCCCGGCAGGACGATATTTTTAATTATTATCAAAGAATCATTGATATTGCCGAAAAATGCAAAAGCAAAAAAGTTACGGTTACTTCCGGCTGGGCATATCGGAATGAAAACTTTGAGCAGGCCTATGAACGATCCGTCAAAATGATTCGGAGGATTGCAAGGTATGCAGCCGAAAAAGGAATCAGTTTAGTAATGGAGGCATTGCAGCCGGAGGAATCCATATTAGTAAACAGCAGTAAAGATTTGAAAAAATATATTGACCGGGTCGGCGAGCATAATTTAAAGGTATGTATTGATTTTGGAGCAATGGCGAAAATGGGCGAAACGATTGATGATTATTTTGAAAACTGCGGCAGTTTAATTGAACATATCCATTTTGTGGACGGAAAGCCGACCGGACATTTGGCGTATCCCGACGGCGACCGGGATATTGTCGCTGACCTGCAGGCATTACAGCAGCATGGGTATCAAGGCTATTTATCTTGTGAGAGCGTGGCAGGTATTTACTATGAAAAACCGTGGATTGCAGATGAGAAAAATTATAAGGCTTTTCTCAAGGGAAAGGAGGAATTGGAAAAAAGCCGGGATTTCATCATTTGTTGA
- a CDS encoding pyridoxal phosphate-dependent aminotransferase, whose product MIAAFYEEMLSKKSVIRTLSEFSAERGREIGYENVFDYTLGNPSVPTPAAFTDILIRLLQTENPVKLHGYSPTLGIPAVKEAIAASLHRRFGIPYQAADIFPTSGAAGAVAHALRCVTVPGDEVITFAPHFPEYTAYVNLTGAVLKVVPADTEHFQIHFAELEKIISPKTMAVLINTPNNPSGAVYNKDTLQQLADLLQAKEKEYGHEIYLISDEPYREIVFAGVDAPNPSTFYDRSIMCYSFSKSLSVPGERIGYVAFHPAIGKSAVLTAMCGQISRGIGHNCPSSLMQLAIAEALELTSDFSVYETNAGLLYDTLTELGFTVQRPDGTFYIFPKALEPDANAFAEKALKYDLVVVPSDSFGLPGYFRMAYCIPTEKVIRSLDALRRFVKAEYC is encoded by the coding sequence ATGATTGCTGCTTTTTATGAAGAAATGCTGTCTAAAAAATCTGTTATCCGCACCTTATCCGAGTTTTCCGCCGAACGTGGCCGGGAAATCGGCTATGAGAATGTTTTTGACTACACCTTGGGCAACCCTTCCGTTCCCACGCCGGCCGCGTTTACTGATATCCTGATTCGGCTGCTGCAAACGGAAAACCCGGTAAAGCTCCACGGTTACAGCCCGACTTTGGGTATTCCCGCAGTCAAAGAAGCCATTGCTGCTTCCCTGCACCGCCGGTTCGGGATTCCCTATCAGGCAGCCGATATTTTCCCGACGTCCGGAGCCGCCGGAGCGGTTGCTCACGCCCTCCGTTGCGTTACCGTGCCGGGTGATGAAGTGATTACCTTTGCTCCTCATTTCCCTGAGTATACCGCCTATGTCAATTTGACCGGCGCGGTTCTAAAGGTCGTACCAGCCGATACCGAGCATTTTCAAATCCATTTTGCCGAACTGGAAAAAATCATCAGCCCCAAAACCATGGCGGTCCTGATTAACACGCCCAATAACCCATCCGGCGCGGTTTACAATAAAGATACCCTGCAACAACTGGCCGATTTGCTGCAGGCCAAAGAAAAAGAATACGGCCATGAAATTTATTTGATTTCCGACGAGCCCTACCGGGAAATCGTTTTTGCCGGAGTAGACGCTCCCAATCCGTCAACCTTTTATGACCGGAGCATTATGTGCTATTCCTTCTCCAAATCACTGTCGGTGCCGGGCGAGCGCATCGGCTATGTCGCCTTCCATCCGGCCATCGGCAAATCCGCGGTTTTGACCGCGATGTGCGGCCAAATCTCGCGCGGCATCGGCCACAACTGTCCGTCCTCGCTGATGCAGCTGGCCATTGCCGAAGCCTTGGAGCTGACCTCTGATTTTTCGGTTTATGAAACCAACGCCGGCTTGCTGTACGATACTCTGACCGAACTGGGCTTTACCGTCCAGCGGCCGGACGGTACCTTTTATATTTTCCCCAAGGCCTTGGAACCGGATGCCAATGCATTTGCCGAAAAAGCGCTGAAATATGACTTAGTAGTCGTTCCCAGCGACAGCTTCGGCCTGCCCGGCTATTTCCGCATGGCCTATTGTATTCCGACCGAAAAAGTTATCCGCTCACTCGACGCCCTGCGCCGGTTTGTAAAAGCGGAATATTGCTGA
- a CDS encoding amidohydrolase family protein, producing the protein MKTLYLGKWLYTANLAGETIEDFAMMTEDGKILWIKGQTDINIEPADQTVDLGEAYVVPGFIDCHLHFLGEPSRGGGEYTNKNREIANVVCEGAANVGRLLKAGVVACRDLGSYRGYVLGIRDAINRGLMKGPKVLACGYAICARGGHGYEICYETDGADSIRRAVRQAIKDGADVIKLMASGGVNSPGPEPAPCELTVEEIKTAIETAHNRGRKVAAHAHGNTAIRRCVEAGVDSIEHGVFMTEDVMEQMAAQGTFLVPTLCAPYYAVQEGIKQEPDNPDHKKSQEILQRHRDMLKKCWQKGVKIAMGSDAGCPFNPHETAAHEMVLMVMAGLTPKAAVDAATRGGAELLGLSELGSLEAGKAASFVCLKGNPLENIEYVDAVSALYMNGKKINLN; encoded by the coding sequence ATGAAAACATTATATTTAGGAAAATGGCTGTATACGGCTAATCTGGCAGGAGAAACCATTGAGGACTTTGCTATGATGACCGAGGATGGAAAAATCCTTTGGATTAAGGGTCAAACCGACATAAATATTGAGCCGGCCGATCAGACTGTGGATTTGGGTGAGGCTTATGTTGTGCCCGGCTTTATTGACTGCCATCTTCATTTTTTAGGAGAACCGAGCCGCGGCGGCGGAGAGTATACCAATAAGAACCGAGAAATTGCCAATGTCGTATGCGAGGGTGCGGCCAATGTCGGCCGGCTTTTAAAGGCGGGAGTGGTGGCTTGTCGGGATTTGGGTTCGTACCGGGGATATGTGCTGGGGATTCGGGATGCGATTAACCGGGGGCTGATGAAAGGGCCGAAGGTACTGGCCTGCGGTTATGCCATTTGTGCCAGAGGCGGACATGGTTATGAGATTTGCTATGAAACGGATGGGGCGGATTCGATTCGGAGAGCGGTTCGGCAGGCGATAAAGGATGGGGCTGACGTGATTAAACTGATGGCTTCCGGCGGCGTTAATTCTCCGGGACCGGAACCGGCGCCCTGCGAACTGACAGTCGAGGAAATTAAGACTGCGATTGAGACCGCTCATAACCGGGGACGAAAGGTAGCCGCCCATGCACACGGCAATACGGCAATTCGCCGCTGCGTGGAGGCCGGTGTCGATTCGATTGAGCATGGCGTGTTTATGACCGAGGATGTGATGGAACAAATGGCGGCACAGGGCACTTTTTTAGTGCCGACCTTATGTGCGCCTTATTATGCGGTACAGGAAGGAATCAAGCAGGAGCCGGATAATCCGGATCATAAAAAAAGCCAGGAGATTTTGCAGCGGCATCGGGATATGCTGAAAAAATGCTGGCAAAAGGGAGTCAAAATCGCCATGGGAAGTGATGCCGGCTGTCCTTTCAATCCGCATGAAACCGCTGCTCATGAGATGGTGCTGATGGTCATGGCCGGGCTTACTCCCAAGGCGGCCGTAGATGCGGCCACCAGAGGCGGTGCTGAACTATTGGGACTTAGTGAACTGGGGTCGCTGGAAGCGGGCAAAGCCGCCAGCTTTGTCTGTCTGAAAGGCAATCCTTTGGAAAACATAGAGTATGTCGATGCAGTAAGCGCTTTATATATGAACGGAAAGAAAATAAACTTAAATTAA
- a CDS encoding pentose-5-phosphate 3-epimerase, whose translation MKHIKIAAGLAHVSYARIADRALEAIEGGVDYIHSDAADMYDLKNMQLMGGPQIIAGLREVTDMHIECHIYTIECDRLFVEKLAAAGCNMLIVPAEHFIGAPLAYLINYCREFGMKIGLTVGCYTPLCFVDESINDIDRLHIVTHGVDETDGQDNWGWRKSVIDMLHRARKLIDEKNPRCELAIDGGLRWDNMDKLIAANPDVIVLSSAIFKDPDGIKAGVSKCRQAIDQAAAKYGLE comes from the coding sequence ATGAAACATATTAAAATTGCAGCGGGGCTGGCTCATGTCAGCTATGCCCGAATTGCTGACCGGGCTTTGGAAGCGATTGAAGGCGGAGTTGATTATATTCATTCCGATGCGGCGGATATGTATGATTTAAAGAATATGCAGCTGATGGGCGGCCCGCAGATTATTGCCGGTCTCAGGGAAGTGACGGATATGCATATTGAGTGCCATATTTACACGATTGAATGTGACCGCCTGTTTGTAGAAAAGTTGGCGGCGGCCGGCTGCAATATGCTGATTGTACCGGCGGAACATTTTATCGGTGCGCCGCTGGCATATTTGATTAACTATTGCCGAGAGTTTGGCATGAAAATTGGCCTGACCGTCGGCTGCTATACGCCGCTTTGCTTTGTAGACGAGTCGATTAACGATATCGACCGGCTGCATATCGTTACGCATGGCGTAGATGAAACCGACGGTCAGGACAACTGGGGCTGGAGAAAATCGGTCATTGACATGCTGCACCGAGCCAGAAAGCTGATTGATGAAAAAAATCCGCGCTGTGAATTGGCGATTGACGGCGGTCTGCGCTGGGACAACATGGACAAGCTGATTGCCGCTAATCCCGATGTTATCGTCTTGTCATCGGCGATTTTCAAAGACCCGGACGGAATCAAAGCCGGTGTCAGCAAATGCCGGCAGGCGATTGATCAGGCGGCGGCCAAGTATGGGTTGGAATAA